The Pseudomonadota bacterium genome includes a region encoding these proteins:
- the atpE gene encoding F0F1 ATP synthase subunit C encodes MEVIAQIQASTAIAVGLIFAFAALGTGIGFGLLGGKFLEGASRQPELAGMLQVRMFIIAGLLDALSIIGVAFAALLLFANPLLAALGS; translated from the coding sequence GTGGAAGTAATTGCACAAATCCAGGCCAGCACCGCCATTGCCGTCGGTCTGATCTTTGCCTTTGCCGCCCTTGGTACCGGTATCGGCTTCGGCCTGCTTGGCGGCAAGTTTCTCGAAGGCGCCAGCCGCCAGCCGGAGCTGGCCGGTATGCTGCAGGTGCGCATGTTCATCATCGCCGGTCTGCTCGACGCCCTGTCGATCATCGGTGTGGCGTTTGCCGCCCTGCTGCTGTTCGCCAACCCGCTGCTGGCTGCCCTGGGCAGCTGA